From Methylomonas sp. EFPC3, a single genomic window includes:
- a CDS encoding 4Fe-4S dicluster domain-containing protein produces the protein MALQIIESCVNCYACEPLCPSKAIFMSSKAGHFRINPNKCTECEGDYQDTQCASICPIEGAILDANGLAINPPGSLTGIPPERMAEVMAELQAH, from the coding sequence ATGGCTCTACAAATCATTGAATCCTGTGTCAACTGTTACGCCTGCGAGCCTTTGTGCCCGAGCAAGGCGATTTTCATGTCCAGCAAAGCCGGACATTTTCGGATCAATCCGAACAAATGCACCGAATGCGAAGGCGATTACCAGGACACCCAATGCGCCAGCATCTGCCCGATCGAGGGTGCGATCCTGGATGCAAACGGTTTGGCGATCAATCCGCCCGGTTCGTTGACCGGCATTCCACCGGAGAGAATGGCCGAGGTGATGGCGGAACTCCAAGCCCACTGA
- the nifB gene encoding nitrogenase cofactor biosynthesis protein NifB yields the protein MELPVLNETPAASAGGCSSHSCGSSDDQLGHLSDEIRAKVENHPCYSEDAHHYFARMHVAVAPACNIQCHYCNRKYDCSNESRPGVVSELLTPDQAVKKTMAVAANIPQMTVLGIAGPGDPLANPERTFETFRRLSAEAPDIKLCVSTNGLALPESVEELSKHNIDHVTITINCVDPEIGAQIYPWIFWENKRIKGVKGAKILIEQQQKGLEMLTARGILVKVNSVMIPGVNDKHLAEVSKIVKAKGAFLHNVMPLIAEAEHGTFYGVMGQRGPTQDELMDLQDACSGDMNMMRHCRQCRADAVGLLGEDRGDEFTMDKIEAMEIDYQSAMEKRKVIHEAIAEEMHSKRAAKAEKAAGHADEPKLNTRPVLMAIATSGQGVINQHFGHAKEFLIYEASPDGVRFMSHRKTDLYCSGDDTCGDGESVLQRTIRALEGCEVVLCSKIGYEPWDMLEQAGIQPNGEHAMEPIEDAVMAVYKELAAAGKLDESATEERATA from the coding sequence ATGGAATTGCCAGTTTTGAACGAAACTCCAGCGGCCAGCGCCGGCGGCTGCTCCTCCCACTCCTGCGGCTCATCGGACGACCAATTAGGCCACTTGTCCGACGAGATCCGGGCCAAAGTGGAAAACCATCCGTGCTATTCGGAAGACGCCCACCACTATTTCGCGCGGATGCACGTCGCGGTGGCGCCGGCCTGTAACATCCAATGCCATTATTGCAACCGCAAATACGATTGTTCCAACGAATCGCGTCCGGGCGTGGTATCGGAGTTGCTGACTCCCGATCAAGCCGTGAAAAAAACCATGGCGGTGGCAGCCAACATTCCGCAAATGACCGTACTCGGCATCGCCGGCCCCGGCGACCCGCTGGCTAATCCGGAACGCACCTTCGAAACCTTCCGCCGGCTGAGTGCCGAAGCGCCGGACATCAAACTGTGCGTTTCCACCAATGGTCTGGCCTTGCCGGAATCGGTCGAGGAATTGTCCAAACATAACATCGACCATGTGACGATCACGATCAACTGCGTCGATCCGGAAATCGGCGCTCAAATCTATCCGTGGATTTTCTGGGAGAACAAGCGGATCAAGGGCGTGAAGGGAGCGAAAATTCTGATCGAGCAGCAGCAAAAGGGCCTGGAAATGCTGACGGCCCGGGGCATTCTGGTCAAAGTCAACTCGGTGATGATTCCCGGTGTCAACGACAAGCACTTGGCTGAAGTCAGCAAAATCGTCAAAGCCAAGGGCGCTTTCCTGCACAACGTGATGCCGCTGATCGCCGAAGCCGAACACGGCACTTTCTACGGCGTGATGGGCCAACGCGGCCCGACTCAGGACGAGTTGATGGATCTGCAAGACGCCTGCTCCGGCGACATGAACATGATGCGCCACTGCCGCCAATGCCGGGCCGACGCGGTCGGTTTGCTGGGCGAAGACCGCGGCGACGAGTTCACGATGGACAAGATCGAGGCGATGGAAATCGATTACCAATCGGCGATGGAAAAACGCAAAGTCATCCACGAAGCGATTGCCGAGGAAATGCATAGCAAGCGCGCCGCCAAAGCTGAAAAAGCCGCCGGCCATGCCGACGAGCCCAAGCTCAATACTCGTCCGGTGTTGATGGCCATCGCCACCAGCGGCCAGGGCGTGATCAACCAGCACTTTGGCCATGCCAAAGAGTTCCTGATTTACGAAGCCTCGCCGGACGGCGTGCGCTTCATGAGCCACCGCAAAACCGATTTGTACTGCAGCGGCGACGACACTTGCGGCGACGGCGAGAGCGTGTTACAGCGCACGATCCGGGCCCTGGAAGGCTGCGAAGTGGTGCTGTGCTCCAAAATCGGCTACGAGCCCTGGGACATGCTGGAACAAGCCGGTATCCAACCCAACGGCGAGCACGCGATGGAACCGATCGAGGATGCGGTGATGGCGGTTTACAAAGAGTTGGCCGCCGCCGGCAAGCTGGACGAGAGCGCTACCGAAGAGCGGGCAACCGCTTAA
- a CDS encoding ArsC/Spx/MgsR family protein produces the protein MATVHFYEKPGCLNNTRQKQLLSAAGHLLVVYDLLQQPWAKQQVKLRSFFGDKPVAEWFNRSAPAIKQGLIDPATLDEQQAIALMVEQPLLIRRPLMESGLRRVSGFDEAEVDAWLGLKSAPSGRELETCPRQARAEAYGP, from the coding sequence ATGGCTACCGTCCACTTTTACGAGAAGCCGGGCTGTTTGAACAACACCCGGCAAAAGCAGCTATTGAGCGCAGCCGGCCATTTGCTGGTGGTCTACGACTTGTTGCAGCAGCCCTGGGCCAAGCAGCAGGTCAAGCTGCGTTCGTTTTTCGGCGACAAGCCGGTCGCGGAATGGTTTAACCGCAGCGCGCCGGCGATCAAGCAGGGACTGATCGACCCGGCAACACTCGACGAACAGCAGGCGATTGCCTTGATGGTGGAACAACCATTGTTGATCCGGCGGCCGTTGATGGAATCCGGTCTGCGGCGGGTGTCCGGCTTCGACGAAGCCGAAGTCGATGCCTGGCTGGGATTGAAATCGGCGCCCAGCGGCAGAGAACTGGAGACCTGCCCGCGCCAGGCCCGCGCCGAGGCGTACGGGCCATGA
- a CDS encoding autotransporter outer membrane beta-barrel domain-containing protein, producing MGTSIGYGNTYAEVANNGGDQSIGGYTASLFSSLNLTDNWYIDAVGNLTYNQYHTNRTTAYTDANGNAVNETAKSKTDGWQQQFSLSSGYDLPVGEWTFGLRARGEYARMSIAGRKEHGANLGMNLIIDDQQYDSLTSAVGAVVMRSFSLPFGVLVSQINVEYERQ from the coding sequence TTGGGTACCTCAATCGGTTACGGCAACACTTACGCCGAGGTCGCCAACAACGGCGGCGACCAGTCCATCGGCGGCTATACCGCATCGCTATTCAGCTCGTTGAATCTGACCGACAACTGGTATATCGATGCCGTCGGCAACCTGACTTACAACCAATACCATACCAACCGCACCACGGCCTATACCGACGCCAACGGCAATGCCGTCAATGAAACCGCAAAAAGCAAAACCGACGGCTGGCAACAGCAGTTCAGCCTGTCCAGCGGCTACGATTTGCCGGTCGGCGAGTGGACTTTCGGTTTGCGGGCCCGCGGCGAATACGCGCGTATGTCCATCGCCGGCAGGAAGGAACACGGCGCCAATTTGGGGATGAACCTGATTATCGACGACCAGCAATACGATTCGCTGACCAGCGCGGTCGGCGCCGTCGTCATGCGCAGCTTCAGCCTGCCGTTCGGGGTGCTGGTGTCGCAAATCAACGTCGAATACGAGCGGCAGTGA
- a CDS encoding FprA family A-type flavoprotein gives MKGVKLESDDGTPIAVPLSERVYWVGAFDPNLRIFDIILKTANGTSYNAYVIRGSEGVAVIDTVKEGFAGDFFARLESVADYSEIKVIVLNHLEPDHTGALPELMRRAPQAQLFISQKAQTMLKGLLKQDALSFTPVVTGDSVSLGDRRLEFLHTPYLHWPDTQCTYSPEEKMLFSGDVFGCHFCDKRLFNDSVGDFRFSFEYYYAHIMRPFKEYVVRALELIEPLPLTLIAPTHGPILRDRPQHYIQRYRQLSSPALHNELSPNQKTLLIFYISSYGNTRRMAEAIYQGAMQVEDVRVSLYDLEGGEVGPFVDLIEEADGLVLGTPTINGDAVKPIWDLLSSLAVVNLKNKLGGVFGSYGWTGEGVRLVEDRLRGLKLRVPIPGLRVKLIPTDDEILECTAFGLELAQELTGARLSKVINFADLA, from the coding sequence ATGAAGGGCGTCAAGCTGGAAAGCGACGACGGCACACCGATTGCCGTGCCGCTATCCGAGCGGGTGTATTGGGTCGGTGCCTTCGATCCCAATCTGCGCATCTTCGACATCATTTTAAAAACCGCCAACGGCACCAGCTACAACGCCTACGTCATCCGCGGCAGCGAAGGCGTCGCGGTAATCGACACGGTCAAGGAAGGCTTCGCCGGTGATTTTTTCGCCCGGCTGGAAAGCGTCGCCGATTACAGCGAAATCAAAGTCATCGTCCTCAATCATCTGGAACCGGATCATACCGGGGCGCTGCCGGAGCTGATGCGGCGGGCACCGCAGGCGCAATTGTTCATTTCCCAAAAAGCCCAAACCATGCTGAAAGGCCTGCTGAAGCAGGACGCGTTGAGCTTTACGCCGGTGGTGACCGGCGATTCGGTATCGCTGGGCGACCGTCGGCTGGAGTTTTTGCACACGCCGTATCTGCATTGGCCCGATACCCAGTGCACCTATTCCCCGGAAGAAAAAATGTTGTTTTCCGGCGACGTGTTCGGTTGCCATTTCTGCGACAAGCGTCTGTTCAACGACAGCGTCGGTGATTTCCGTTTCTCGTTCGAATACTACTACGCCCACATCATGCGGCCGTTCAAGGAGTATGTGGTGCGGGCGCTGGAATTGATCGAGCCGTTGCCGTTGACCCTGATCGCGCCGACCCACGGCCCGATTCTGCGTGATCGACCGCAGCATTACATCCAGCGCTACCGGCAACTGTCCAGCCCGGCCTTGCACAACGAACTCAGCCCCAACCAGAAAACCCTGCTGATTTTTTACATCAGTTCCTACGGCAATACCCGGCGCATGGCCGAGGCGATTTACCAGGGAGCGATGCAGGTCGAGGATGTACGGGTGTCGCTGTACGACCTGGAAGGCGGCGAGGTCGGGCCCTTCGTCGATCTGATCGAGGAAGCCGACGGCCTGGTGCTGGGCACGCCGACCATCAACGGCGACGCGGTCAAGCCGATCTGGGACCTGTTGTCGTCGCTGGCGGTGGTGAATTTAAAGAACAAACTGGGCGGCGTGTTCGGTTCCTACGGCTGGACCGGCGAGGGCGTGCGTCTGGTCGAGGACCGCTTGCGCGGCCTGAAATTGCGGGTGCCGATTCCGGGCTTGCGGGTGAAATTGATCCCGACCGACGACGAAATCCTGGAATGCACGGCCTTTGGCTTGGAGCTGGCGCAGGAGTTGACCGGCGCCCGCTTATCGAAAGTGATTAATTTTGCGGATCTGGCCTGA